A genome region from Deinococcus sp. KNUC1210 includes the following:
- the dprA gene encoding DNA-processing protein DprA, with product MTVPSTPSSSVHADPELLALLTLRFTPGLGPRRVEALRTFCGSAQAVLTTPLPQLRGVPGLDVKALQAIGTATPASRAAQEIERAAEYGATLLGRGLEGYPEALESLSDPPAVIWVSGELPPLAAVPRAIGVVGTRKASSHALHLTGQISTDLTRAGVTVVSGLARGIDTAAHAATVNAGGVSIGILGSGLDQMYPPENEGLSRRMVVISEYPLGTSPAAHNFPQRNRLIAALSAGTLVVEGEFRSGAMITATHALECGRTVFAVPGRAGDPLSQGPHRLLREGGVLTETAQDILNEFGWNGPGAAPLPDLPPEQQRLWELLAQPATLDDLQAQSGLTHAQLQVALMMLTLGGHIDEQAGRYRRR from the coding sequence GTGACCGTTCCTTCCACGCCGTCTTCTTCCGTTCATGCCGACCCCGAACTGCTCGCCCTGCTGACGCTGCGCTTCACACCTGGGCTGGGGCCGCGCCGGGTCGAGGCTCTCCGGACCTTCTGCGGCTCGGCCCAGGCAGTGCTGACCACGCCGCTGCCGCAACTGCGCGGGGTGCCGGGGCTGGACGTGAAGGCGCTCCAGGCCATCGGCACGGCGACCCCGGCGAGCAGGGCGGCGCAGGAGATCGAGCGGGCCGCCGAGTACGGAGCCACGCTGCTGGGGCGCGGGCTGGAGGGCTATCCGGAGGCGCTCGAAAGCCTGAGCGACCCGCCCGCCGTGATCTGGGTGAGCGGCGAGTTGCCGCCCCTCGCGGCGGTTCCGCGTGCCATCGGGGTGGTCGGTACGCGAAAGGCCAGCAGCCACGCGCTGCACCTGACCGGCCAGATCAGCACCGATCTGACGCGGGCGGGCGTGACGGTGGTGTCGGGGCTGGCACGCGGTATCGACACGGCGGCGCACGCGGCAACGGTCAATGCGGGTGGCGTCAGCATCGGCATTCTGGGCAGCGGCCTCGATCAGATGTATCCGCCCGAGAACGAAGGACTGTCACGCCGCATGGTGGTCATCAGCGAATATCCGCTGGGCACCAGCCCCGCCGCCCACAACTTTCCGCAACGAAATCGGCTGATCGCCGCCCTGAGCGCGGGCACCCTGGTCGTGGAGGGCGAATTCAGATCCGGGGCCATGATCACAGCCACGCACGCACTGGAATGTGGGCGCACGGTGTTCGCGGTGCCGGGGCGGGCAGGCGACCCGCTGTCGCAGGGGCCACACCGTCTGCTGCGCGAGGGCGGCGTGCTGACCGAAACCGCCCAGGACATCCTGAACGAATTCGGCTGGAACGGCCCCGGCGCGGCCCCGCTGCCCGATCTGCCGCCTGAGCAGCAGCGGCTCTGGGAACTGCTGGCCCAGCCCGCCACCCTCGACGACCTGCAGGCACAGTCGGGACTGACCCACGCCCAGCTTCAGGTCGCCCTGATGATGCTGACACTCGGCGGGCACATCGACGAACAGGCCGGGCGATACAGACGGCGCTGA
- a CDS encoding family 10 glycosylhydrolase, translated as MRPLALLSSLTLSLFGSSLAQPAAPTSRLALWLRPPATAQALDATLSAAKRAGFTDVLLEGFYHGRAIWTSAVAPSKLGYDALAVANTAAQREGLNLNVWFETLYWRPANSFGIPVTPLWKDSEATLSREGKTSLQLSNLGFVDPADPQVNTVLSALTAELGRLYPQVGLHLDYLRYPREADFGYHPAALEGFRAQTGLDPRTFPSSDNSGEFTEARASWAKYRQGLITGLATRLIASYRAAGGQGMVSAAVYGGTDALQNWREWPGLDAAMPMLYYPLPLLYTLIPLRFSPGPNIWPGIQVGAGKPALQEQVELLHRLGYPNVSVFGWAPGASAPSTDAPTSVAPPSPPLR; from the coding sequence ATGCGCCCGCTGGCTCTCCTCTCGTCTCTGACGCTTTCCCTGTTCGGAAGTTCGCTGGCCCAGCCCGCTGCCCCCACCTCCAGGCTGGCACTGTGGCTGAGGCCCCCGGCCACGGCCCAGGCGCTTGACGCCACCCTGAGTGCCGCCAAACGCGCCGGATTTACCGATGTGCTGCTGGAGGGCTTCTATCATGGGCGGGCCATCTGGACTTCGGCGGTGGCCCCCTCCAAACTCGGTTACGACGCGCTGGCAGTGGCGAATACCGCAGCGCAGCGCGAGGGCCTGAACCTGAACGTCTGGTTCGAAACGCTGTACTGGCGACCGGCCAACAGCTTCGGCATTCCGGTCACGCCGCTCTGGAAGGACAGCGAGGCCACCCTCAGCCGCGAGGGCAAGACCAGCCTGCAACTCAGCAACCTGGGCTTTGTCGATCCCGCCGACCCGCAGGTCAACACGGTGCTGAGCGCCCTGACCGCCGAACTGGGCCGCCTGTATCCACAGGTCGGCCTGCACCTCGACTACCTGCGTTACCCCAGAGAGGCCGACTTCGGCTACCATCCGGCGGCGCTGGAAGGGTTCAGGGCGCAGACCGGCCTTGATCCGCGCACCTTTCCCAGCAGCGACAACAGCGGCGAATTCACCGAGGCGCGGGCCAGCTGGGCCAAGTACCGTCAGGGCCTGATTACCGGGCTGGCAACCCGTCTGATTGCCAGCTACCGCGCAGCAGGCGGGCAGGGCATGGTCAGCGCCGCTGTCTACGGCGGAACCGACGCCCTGCAGAACTGGCGCGAGTGGCCCGGCCTGGACGCCGCCATGCCGATGCTGTATTACCCCCTGCCGCTGCTGTATACCCTGATTCCGCTGCGATTTTCTCCCGGTCCGAACATCTGGCCGGGCATTCAGGTGGGCGCGGGCAAACCGGCGCTTCAGGAGCAGGTGGAGCTGCTGCACCGTCTGGGCTACCCGAACGTCTCGGTCTTCGGCTGGGCACCCGGCGCGTCGGCCCCCAGCACCGATGCACCTACATCTGTGGCTCCACCGTCTCCACCCCTCCGCTAG
- a CDS encoding low temperature requirement protein A gives MIRNFRRWWMTPALHGPDDTAKRVTWLELFYDLVFVVVISRLAHHLGMHPDVGGLQSLVLLFVPVWWVWVSGTYYNERFETFDLSFRFFTFLQMLAVAAIAATAEDGTGRTVQGFALSYAFARLILTLMWWRAGRHNASVRPVTNVYVAGFTVSIALWILSAFVPGPATPLATTLRVLGLLIELGVPLLTLRHQRQVFLGSARKLPERFGLFVIIVLGESLVGVTNGLADTEIFSGTVLLRFFLGMLVGFGLWWVYFDNIGRREPRSQAGSLTLLFWVYLHLPLVMGIAAVGAMLAHVVGLPVAELHGGAEEGVRWLLAGGFALSYLCMAGLEPTLEPEEPVLVPLLVSVSLRVATALVALLLPLLHVALPWMLAGLVALHLVHMIVGVRAWFASDHAGRNDVH, from the coding sequence ATGATCCGCAATTTTCGGCGCTGGTGGATGACGCCTGCGCTGCACGGTCCGGACGACACCGCCAAACGGGTGACGTGGCTCGAACTGTTCTACGATCTGGTGTTCGTGGTCGTGATCTCGCGGCTGGCACACCATCTGGGCATGCATCCTGACGTGGGCGGCCTTCAGAGTCTCGTGCTGCTGTTCGTGCCGGTGTGGTGGGTCTGGGTCAGCGGCACGTATTACAACGAGCGCTTCGAGACCTTCGATCTCAGCTTTCGCTTCTTTACCTTCCTCCAGATGCTGGCGGTGGCTGCCATTGCCGCGACTGCCGAAGACGGAACCGGGCGCACCGTGCAGGGCTTTGCGCTGTCATATGCCTTTGCCCGCCTGATCCTGACGCTGATGTGGTGGCGGGCCGGACGGCACAATGCCAGCGTTCGCCCGGTCACCAATGTCTATGTCGCCGGATTCACCGTCAGCATCGCCCTGTGGATCCTTTCGGCCTTTGTGCCTGGGCCTGCCACGCCCCTCGCCACCACGCTGCGGGTGCTGGGCCTGCTGATCGAACTGGGTGTTCCGCTCCTGACGCTGCGCCATCAGCGTCAGGTCTTTCTGGGAAGTGCGCGGAAGCTGCCCGAGCGCTTTGGCCTGTTCGTCATCATCGTGCTGGGCGAGAGTCTGGTGGGGGTGACCAACGGTCTGGCCGACACCGAGATCTTCAGCGGCACCGTCCTCCTGCGCTTCTTTCTGGGAATGCTGGTGGGCTTTGGCCTGTGGTGGGTGTACTTCGACAACATCGGGCGGCGAGAGCCTCGCAGTCAGGCCGGGTCGCTGACGCTGCTGTTCTGGGTCTATCTGCACCTGCCGCTGGTGATGGGAATTGCGGCGGTGGGTGCGATGCTGGCCCATGTGGTCGGCCTGCCGGTGGCCGAACTGCACGGCGGCGCAGAGGAAGGCGTGCGCTGGCTGCTGGCGGGCGGCTTCGCGCTGAGTTACCTGTGTATGGCGGGCCTGGAACCCACCCTGGAGCCGGAAGAACCGGTGCTCGTGCCGCTGCTGGTGTCGGTGTCGCTGCGAGTCGCGACGGCACTGGTGGCCTTGCTGCTTCCCCTGCTGCATG